A DNA window from Impatiens glandulifera chromosome 7, dImpGla2.1, whole genome shotgun sequence contains the following coding sequences:
- the LOC124909948 gene encoding aspartic proteinase CDR1-like — translation MTIISLYHIFYFIFQISNSHSTTTSKPIVFTTNLIHRYGHVNGTYLMERTISRSSSRLSHLKSIMKLHDNHSAETTSMETTIVPSPGLSYLMEVYVGTPPVKQMMYVDTGSSVSWIQCLPCENCFHQALPIFNPYASASSQILVDYEHECMLLEDKRDLTKSNGVCNYALTFGGDSYTHGVLFKETYTLGPSSITHVALGCGHNNFGIVEEQCTGIIGLGDSPLSFIGQTNAFLHGRFTYCLVSDQFGSNPDARTSKISFGHSPEGTISTWLWKMQDNPNYYILLKSIIIRDTLMNDVLNQSSLERKG, via the coding sequence ATGACCATCATATCTTTATACCATATCTTTTATTTCATAttccaaatttcaaattctCATAGTACAACAACTTCAAAACCGATAGTTTTTACTACTAATCTCATCCATCGTTATGGACATGTCAACGGAACTTACCTTATGGAAAGAACCATTAGTCGTTCTAGTTCTCGCTTgtctcatttgaaatctatcatgAAACTCCACGACAACCATTCGGCGGAAACTACTAGCATGGAAACGACAATTGTGCCTTCTCCTGGTTTATCGTACCTCATGGAGGTTTACGTCGGCACACCGCCAGTCAAACAAATGATGTACGTGGACACGGGGTCTAGCGTGTCATGGATTCAGTGCCTTCCATGTGAGAATTGTTTCCATCAAGCTCTACCCATATTTAATCCTTATGCGTCAGCATCATCTCAAATATTGGTAGATTATGAGCATGAGTGTATGTTATTAGAAGACAAACGTGATTTAACTAAATCAAATGGAGTATGTAACTATGCTCTAACTTTCGGTGGCGATTCATATACCCATGGGGTACTATTTAAGGAAACTTATACACTTGGGCCCAGTTCCATCACTCACGTTGCTCTAGGGTGCGGGCATAACAATTTTGGGATAGTTGAGGAACAGTGCACCGGTATAATTGGGCTTGGAGATAGTCCTCTCTCATTCATTGGTCAGACtaatgcttttcttcatggaaGGTTTACATACTGCCTAGTATCTGATCAATTCGGTTCAAACCCAGATGCAAGGACTAGTAAGATTAGCTTTGGACATAGTCCGGAAGGGACTATTTCCACCTGGTTGTGGAAGATGCAAGACAATCCAAACTATTATATCTTATTGAAATCAATCATCATTAGAGATACACTAATGAATGACGTACTTAATCAATCATCATtggagaggaaggggtga